One region of Wyeomyia smithii strain HCP4-BCI-WySm-NY-G18 chromosome 3, ASM2978416v1, whole genome shotgun sequence genomic DNA includes:
- the LOC129728120 gene encoding dynein axonemal heavy chain 7 isoform X2, whose amino-acid sequence MNRSPQHRRLPALPRTRLMEDVRKAWKKAPASAGPSNILSLINRKANPEYNSKRIWQELNMPTECDFLGPNVFSLPERLLRHGPKIRPSPLARPRPAQKKKIRSYTALRKDREEFRRRLIKLIVRKKHEKNDPENTFPNVEERELLRYYHYIRHGIDTVHVAPIDKRVLQRILKLLPKNLVRYKEALRNIFDEIKEDYSLAVKKAVVDFVLGDAMSKYMEKEELTPARLEIKELRLKWKHRYDENRAKIKRNLFSINACSEQILELWDTSFKNLLLVDIKQLTDKGQSYDLTEFTSTVNQQIEEVKIMLTEKWYGSIKTIFSRGVKKKLIPDEATKPKMLRKFFNSLATLMTRQLQNLCVNSVIAYTNFICDVGKSNPGFRLTILLENQDTLSFIPSFSRFQIEIVKIIDNIVKAVKSFKRIERQLRPNIPCPEPLLKPEISEEVISECKTRINNILEEQRIGPELRMQDFDKYMALMNGTDMDEIERFMEKRPSFKQYCRYIQHYKEMENNVSKEIYGVISMGLYEFHREGLIDTLEGLAKFMQQELISKMTTEQQSSASQLAAEYEAIATKILTIPKDTAELMSLKEFATKMEETTIPDMENRLKINLNHLLYLTDYTIFTPLEIKQNNNTFQWYRKMPTIFQDHKNIIAEKMVEYQDSLKRRIENFRRDLEIYWGQLKDYEVWGDIKHLQKYKRKATTLDNKLVAALEKIDHINEEEIAYCWELSQYPLRKQCHDKLTPYKQLYDAGQEFMDKHELWMHSQVGSHDPELVDETVGSLYRTVYKLEKKFADSHQTQRLAHDIKSRIDQFKTHMPIVQTLGNPGMKERHWEQVSEIIGFPIKIAPDLTLEKVIDYGLDDYIQRFETISESATKENNLEKAMIKMVNEWSDMAFVVHPYRDTGTYILSAVDDIQVLLDDHIIKTQTMKSSLYIKPFEADILAWEKKLMLLQDILDDWLKVQATWMYLEPIFSSPDIQSQMPEEGRRFSAVDKIWKDLMKTVYADTKVLAVLEIDKMSDKLKKSYSLLEIIQKGLNEYLEKKRLYFPRFFFLSNDELLEILSETKNPTRVQPHLKKCFEGIATLHFTESLDITKMRSSEGEEVNLADEVSTSKAKGQVEKWLFDLEKSMKKSVHIQVDQSYESYTKTVRHEWVLIWPGQCVQSISCAFWTLEVTLCFDSADPPDALEEYKETCKTQISHVVDLVRGKLAQQNRITLGALIVLDVHARDVLTDLIEKKTTKADDFNWLAQLRYYMEDKHLVTRMINSTLAYGYEYLGNISRLVITPLTDRCFRTLFGALHLHLGGAPEGPAGTGKTETTKDLAKAVAKQCVVFNCSDGLDYIALGKFFKGLASCGAWSCFDEFNRIDLEVLSVVAQQILTIQRGINSGSPTLVFEGTSLILDPTCAVFITMNPGYAGRSELPDNLKALFRSVAMMVPDYALISEIELYSYGFLNAKPLAVKIVATYRLCSEQLSSQPHYDYGMRAVKSVLKAAGALKLRYPDELEDILVLRSIKDVNLAKFLNQDVPLFQGIISDLFPGVVLPEPDYKVFNDALRKACEKNNIQCTPFFMEKVQQLYEMIVVRHGLMLVGPPFGGKSTAYRMLAVALGYIEEQGEMNEHKAQYTVMNPKATTMGQLYGQFDAVSHEWSDGVLAVSYRQFAVSTTPDRKWLIFDGPVDAIWIENMNTVLDDNKKLCLMSGEIIQLAPTTNLIFEVMDLDAASPATVSRCGMIYLEPSTLGWEPLLESWKNTLPPVLHSVNKQVITQMFMRFCPILLWFVRKGGVREMMPTSDSNLVKSVMNLFDCFMDDYRNETYMKTVSEVDVRAQLEGVFFFSCIWAIGGPLETASREKFSELFRALTEKTFPPEINDKFKVPHNLQVAQLAKPFIFQIPKGGTVFDYHFTKEGKGKWRPWAEEIGQTINIQRDMPVNQIIIPTVETIRITALLELLVQHSKSLLLVGPTGTGKSAYTIDFLLKRNDTNIFKPLLINFSAQTSANQVQDIIMSKLDKRRKGVYGPPLGKKCVVFIDDVSMPLKETYGAQPPIEIVRMFLDHAMWYDRKEIVPMKLVDLQLVCAMGPPSTGNTVTPRFSRHFNTLSLDEFDDETLTAIFSKIVLWHLDTRGFSKEFDPCIDEIVLSTLQIYRQARRILLPTPAKCHYLFNLRDFSRVIQGVLLSVPEGTESLNSIRRLWAHEILRVYGDRLVDDADREWLFDELCTVIDKYMHEEPKDLFERFVENGELNESHLRGMMFCDFTNPKADTKLYVEVQEMEELGFVIESYIVEFNNMSKKPMTLVLFRFAIEHLSRICRIIKQPRSHALLVGVGGSGRQSLARIASHICSYELFQVEISRQYGMNEWREDMKNLLKKAASSDQHLVFLFTDTQIKDESFLEDVNNMLNSGEIPNLFNNEEKSDIIEKMRQMDRQKEKSQQTDGSPVALFNLFVTITRDQLHIILSMSPIGDSFRNRVRKFPSIVNCCTIDWFQPWPKDALVAVATKFLSTVEMPDKERNVCIDMCMEFHTSTQQLSEEFMIRLNRHNYVTPTSYLELIHTFKTLLDKKRTEVLTGKNRYLTGLKQLEIAAQQVGVMQEQLETVQPQLKIAAETVAQQMAKVQADSEVAAVQKELVKKDEEVAQEQAAAANEIKEECDAKLADAMPILNAALEALNTLTQPDITIVKTMKSPPIGVKVVMEAVCILKDIKPDRVQAPSGMGMVEDYWGPAKKLLGDMKFMEGLLNFEKDDIPPRVMQKLEERILNNENFDPEKVKSASTACEGLCKWVIAISKYDVVAKEIAPKKIALKEAQAKYDGAMAILNAKLEQLAIVEENLAELQRKLDEQIQQHSKLQANVDLCMKKLERATEIITGLGGEKDRWQQAARHLGQVYDNLTGDVLIASGVVAYLGPFTNEFRAQQIKRWIANCEAAKIVCSQDFQLATTLGNPVDIRAWNIFGLPSDAFSVESAIIILNARRWPLMIDPQGQANKWVRNMEKANRICIIRFNQPDYTRVLENAIQFGLPVLLENIGEEIEPLLEPILLKQVFRQGGTMCIKLGDSVIEYNNSFKFYITTKLRNPHYLPEIAVKVTLLNFMITPTGLQDQLLSITVARERPDLETEKNSLIVQGAENKRQLQEIEDKILQVLSSEGNILEDETAVSVLSSSKTLANEINEKQIIAETTERQIDIARLQYTSIAAHSTVLFFTIADLANIDPMYQYSLNWFVNLFTAAIDNTEKVDEVPARLEDLRTYFTYSLYENICRSLFEKDKILFSLLLTTNLQHEEGKFDRAEFMFLLTGGVGLDNPDVNPAEWLPVKSWDEVCRLTEYEAFSGLKEHVVANIRRWKAFFDEDMPHSAELPEPWKSNLSNFQKLLILRCFRSDKLVPAIELYVESIMTRKYVEPPPFNLAASYDESNSCVPLIFVLTPGADPTATLLRFADTQGIGSNRLYSLSLGQGQGPIAAKMIDEGTKFGNWVLLQNCHLAQSWMPTLERICESFQPDTTHPDFRLWLTSYPTEHFPVVVLQNGIKITNEPPKGLRMNIVRSYMGDPISNVEWFEACKQSVNFKKLLFSLCFFHGIVQERRQFGPIGWNIPYEFNETDLSISLTQLRMFLDEYEEVQFVALRYLTGECNYGGRVTDDWDRRCLNTILGKFYCSAVLDQEEYILDEQGLYKIPELKEHEEFMTYIKELPTIAKPGVFGLHENADIIKDQKETDLLLTNTLKTQDRTVTYYSRLFLS is encoded by the exons ATGAACCGAAGCCCGCAGCATCGCAGGCTACCCGCTTTGCCGAGAACTCGTCTAATGGAGGACGTTAGAAAAGCTTGGAAGAAAGCTCCGGCATCGGCGGGTCCGTCGAATATTTTATCCCTCATCAATCGGAAAGCTAATCCGGAGTATAATAGTAAACGGATTTGGCAGGAGCTGAATATGCCAACCGAGTGCGATTTTCTAGGTCCCAATGTATTTTCTTTGCCGGAACGGCTACTACGGCATGGACCGAAAATTAGGCCCTCACCGCTGGCTAGGCCGAGGCCTGCTCAGAAAAAGA AGATTAGGTCTTACACTGCGCTGAGGAAAGATCGCGAAGAGTTTCGGAGACGATTGATCAAGCTGATCGTACGTAAGAAACATGAAAAGAACGACCCGGAAAATACGTTCCCAAATGTAGAAGAGCGGGAATTGCTCAGATATTATCACTACATACGACATGGCATAGATACAGTGCACGTAGCACCGATTGACAAGCGAGTTCTGCAAAG AATTTTAAAACTACTGCCAAAAAACCTCGTTCGGTATAAGGAAgctttaagaaatattttcgacGAAATTAAGGAAGACTATTcgctggctgtgaagaaggccgtGGTGGATTTCGTTCTCGGTGATGCAATGAGCAAGTACATGGAGAAGGAGGAACTGACGCCGGCCCGATTGGAGATCAAAGAGTTGAGATTGAAGTGGAAGCATCGCTACGACGAGAATCGGGCAAAGATTAAGCGGAATTTGTTCTCCATCAATGCCTGTTCGGAGCAGATTCTAGAGCTTTGGGATACCTCGTTTAAAAATCTGCTTCTTGTGGATATCAAACAATTAACGGACAAAGGGCAATCCTACGATTTAACAGAGTTTACG TCGACAGTAAATCAGCAGATTGAGGAAGTGAAAATCATGTTGACCGAGAAATGGTACGGTTCGATAAAGACTATCTTTAGTAGAGGCGTCAAAAAGAAGCTGATCCCAGATGAAGCTACCAAGCCGAAAATGTTGCGGAAGTTTTTCAATTCACTAGCAACTTTGATGACCCGCCAGCTGCAAAACTTGTGCGTTAACAGTGTTATTGCGTACACGAATTTCATATGTGATGTTGGA aaATCAAATCCAGGATTTCGGCTAaccattttgcttgaaaatcaaGATACACTCTCTTTCATACCTAGTTTTTCGCGCTTTCAGATAGAAATTGTGAAGATAATCGACAACATCGTGAAagctgtgaaaagtttcaaacGCATCGAAAGACAATTGAGACCAAACATTCCCTGTCCCGAACCTTTGTTAAAG CCCGAGATATCTGAAGAAGTCATTTCCGAGTGCAAAACACGGATAAATAACATACTGGAAGAGCAGAGAATTGGTCCAGAATTGCGAATGCAGGACTTCGACAAGTACATGGCATTAATGAACGGTACAGATATGGACGAAATAGAACGTTTCATGGAGAAACGTCCGAGTTTCAAGCAGTACTGTCGGTATATTCAGCACTACaaagaaatggaaaataacGTATCTAAGGAGATTTACGGTGTTATCTCGATGGGGTTGTACGAGTTTCATCGAGAGGGACTGATAGATACCCTGGAAGGATTGGCAAAATTTATGCAGCAGGAGCTGATTTCGAAAATGACTACAGAACAGCAGAGCTCTGCTTCCCAGCTGGCGGCTGAATATGAAGCAATTGCGACCAAAATTCTGACCATTCCGAAAGATACCGCTGAATTGATGTCGCTTAAGGAGTTTGCTACGAAAATGGAAGAAACTACTATTCCCGATATGGAAAACAGATTGAAGATCAATCTAAACCATTTATTATACCTAACAGATTACACAATTTTCACTCCGTTGgagataaaacaaaacaataatacGTTTCAGTGGTATCGAAAGATGCCTACAATATTCCAGGATCATAAAAACATAATCGCCGAAAAGATGGTCGAATACCAAGACTCGTTGAAGAGAAGAATCGAAAACTTCCGCAGAGATCTGGAGATCTATTGGGGGCAGCTCAAAGACTACGAAGTTTGGGGCGATATTAAGCACTTGCAAAAGTACAAACGAAAAGCCACTACCCTTGACAATAAGCTTGTTGCCGCGTTGGAAAAGATTGATCACATCAACGAAGAAGAGATCGCGTACTGTTGGGAGCTGTCGCAGTATCCGCTGAGGAAGCAGTGTCACGATAAACTGACACCTTACAAACAGCTTTACGATGCCGGACAGGAGTTCATGGATAAACATGAGCTGTGGATGCACTCCCAGGTGGGATCACACGATCCGGAGCTGGTTGATGAAACGGTGGGATCGCTGTATCGTACGGTCTATAAATTGGAAAAGAAATTCGCTGATTCCCATCAAACGCAGCGATTGGCTCATGAT ATAAAAAGTCGCATTGATCAGTTCAAAACACACATGCCCATAGTCCAGACGTTAGGCAATCCTGGTATGAAGGAGCGCCACTGGGAGCAGGTGTCTGAAATCATAGGTTTCCCAATCAAAATTGCTCCAGACCTTACACTGGAGAAGGTAATCGACTACGGGTTGGACGATTACATTCAGCGTTTCGAGACTATCTCAGAAAGTGCGACCAAGGAGAACAATCTTGAAAAGGCAATGATAAAGATGGTTAACGAGTGGAGTGATATGGCGTTTGTGGTGCATCCGTACAGAGATACCGGAACCTACATCCTGTCGGCAGTGGATGACATTCAGGTATTGCTCGATGATCACATAATTAAAACGCAAACCATGAAGAGTTCACTGTACATTAAACCATTTGAGGCGGACATTTT GGCTTGGGAGAAGAAGCTTATGCTACTGCAAGACATCTTGGACGACTGGCTTAAGGTACAGGCGACGTGGATGTACCTGGAGCCTATCTTCTCAAGCCCGGACATCCAATCGCAAATGCCTGAAGAGGGTCGTCGATTCAGTGCCGTCGATAAGATTTGGAAGGATCTGATGAAGACAGTTTACGCTGATACCAAAGTCCTAGCGGTCCTTGAAATAGACAAAATGTCGGATAAATTGAAGAAATCGTACAGCCTTCTGGAGATAATTCAGAAAGGTCTCAACGAGTATCTAGAGAAGAAACGTCTCTACTTCCCACGGTTCTTCTTCCTCTCCAATGACGAACTGCTGGAGATTCTGTCGGAAACGAAGAATCCAACTCGCGTTCAACCACATCTGAAGAAGTGCTTCGAAGGTATCGCCACGCTGCACTTCACTGAATCGCTTGACATTACTAAGATGCGATCAAGTGAAGGTGAAGAGGTAAATTTGGCTGACGAAGTGTCGACCAGTAAGGCGAAGGGACAGGTTGAGAAATGGCTGTTTGATTTGGAGAAATCGATGAAGAAAAGCGTACACATTCAAGTGGATCAATCCTACGAATCCTACACCAAAACTGTGCGCCATGAGTGGGTTCTCATTTGGCCCGGACAGTGCGTGCAAAGTATTTCTTGTGCGTTCTGGACACTGGAAGTTACTTTGTGTTTCGACAGTGCGGATCCTCCGGATGCACTGGAAGAATACAAAGAAACTTGCAAGACCCAAATTTCACATGTAGTCGATCTGGTCAGAGGTAAGCTAGCACAGCAGAATCGAATCACGTTGGGAGCCTTGATTGTACTTGATGTCCATGCACGTGATGTGCTAACGGATTTGATTGAGAAGAAAACAACTAAAGCGGATGATTTCAATTGGCTCGCACAGTTGCGGTATTACATGGAAGACAAACATTTAGTGACAAGAATGATCAACTCCACGCTTGCATATGGTTATGAATACCTGGGTAACATATCCCGGTTAGTGATTACTCCACTAACTGACCGCTGCTTCCGCACGCTGTTCGGAGCATTACATCTTCATTTGGGTGGAGCACCAGAAGGCCCGGCCGGAACGGGGAAAACAGAGACCACCAAGGACTTGGCAAAAGCAGTCGCCAAACAGTGTGTCGTTTTTAACTGTTCCGATGGATTGGATTATATTGCGTtgggcaaattcttcaaaggCCTTGCATCCTGTGGGGCTTGGTCCTGCTTCGACGAGTTTAATCGAATTGATTTGGAGGTACTGTCGGTGGTTGCTCAGCAGATTCTAACCATTCAGCGTGGCATCAATTCCGGCTCACCAACGCTGGTGTTTGAGGGAACCTCTCTGATCTTGGATCCAACATGTGCTGTGTTCATTACAATGAATCCCGGCTATGCGGGCCGGTCGGAGCTTCCCGATAACCTGAAGGCACTGTTCCGTTCAGTGGCGATGATGGTGCCAGATTACGCACTGATCTCCGAGATAGAACTGTATTCGTATGGTTTTCTAAACGCCAAACCGCTGGCTGTCAAAATTGTTGCAACATATCGCTTGTGTTCCGAACAGTTGAGTTCGCAACCTCACTACGACTATGGGATGCGGGCGGTTAAGTCGGTACTGAAGGCGGCCGGAGCACTAAAGCTGCGATACCCGGACGAATTGGAAGATATTCTAGTGTTGAGATCGATCAAGGATGTTAATCTAGCTAAATTTTTGAACCAAGACGTCCCTTTGTTCCAAGGTATTATATCGGATTTGTTCCCCGGGGTTGTTCTACCGGAGCCGGATTACAAAGTTTTCAATGACGCGTTACGAAAGGCCTGTGAGAAAAATAATATACAGTGTACTCCGTTCTTCATGGAGAAGGTTCAGCAATTGTACGAGATGATCGTTGTGCGGCATGGTTTGATGCTAGTCGGACCCCCCTTCGGTGGCAAGAGTACGGCCTATCGAATGCTCGCTGTAGCTTTAGGATACATCGAAGAACAAGGAGAAATGAATGAACACAAAGCTCAGTACACTGTGATGAACCCGAAGGCCACTACGATGGGCCAGCTTTATGGTCAATTCGATGCAGTTTCCCATGAATGGAGCGATGGGGTCTTGGCAGTCAGCTACCGACAGTTCGCCGTCAGTACGACTCCCGACAGAAAGTGGTTGATTTTTGACGGCCCGGTTGATGCGATATGGATAGAAAATATGAACACCGTTTTGGATGACAACAAGAAGCTTTGTTTGATGTCCGGGGAGATTATCCAACTAGCACCGACAACTAATTTGATCTTTGAAGTGATGGATCTTGATGCCGCGTCACCTGCCACGGTGTCACGCTGCGGAATGATCTATCTGGAACCAAGCACTCTCGGATGGGAACCGCTGCTGGAATCATGGAAAAACACTTTACCTCCGGTTCTTCACTCGGTCAACAAACAAGTAATAACGCAAATGTTCATGCGATTCTGTCCCATTCTCCTGTGGTTCGTTCGCAAGGGCGGGGTAAGAGAAATGATGCCCACTTCCGACTCGAACCTGGTGAAGTCAGTGATGAATCTTTTTGACTGTTTCATGGATGACTACCGAAACGAGACCTACATGAAAACTGTGTCCGAAGTGGACGTACGAGCGCAGCTAGAAGGTGTGTTCTTCTTTTCTTGCATTTGGGCTATCGGAGGACCGCTTGAGACTGCTAGTAGAGAAAAGTTCAGCGAACTGTTTCGTGCACTGACCGAGAAAACGTTTCCACCGGAAATCAACGACAAGTTCAAGGTACCGCATAATCTGCAGGTAGCGCAGTTGGCGAAAcctttcatttttcaaataccGAAAGGAGGCACTGTTTTCGACTACCATTTTACCAAAGAAGGGAAAGGAAAATGGCGCCCGTGGGCGGAAGAAATTGGGCAGACTATAAATATTCAGCGCGATATGCCGGTTAATCAGATAATCATACCAACTGTTGAAACAATCCGAATAACTGCACTTCTGGAGCTGCTGGTTCAACACAGTAAAAGTTTGTTACTGGTAGGTCCGACTGGAACCGGTAAAAGTGCTTATACGATCGATTTTCTCCTGAAAAGAAACGATACCAACATTTTCAAGCCACTTTTGATCAATTTTTCGGCTCAAACTTCCGCTAATCAGGTGCAGGATATTATTATGTCTAAGCTAGATAAACGTCGAAAGGGTGTGTATGGACCACCGTTGGGGAAGAAATGTGTGGTTTTCATCGATGACGTTTCTATGCCGCTGAAAGAAACCTACGGGGCTCAACCGCCAATCGAGATAGTCAGAATGTTTCTCGATCATGCCATGTGGTACGATAGAAAGGAAATAGTGCCAATGAAGTTAGTGGATCTACAGCTGGTATGTGCCATGGGACCACCAAGCACTGGGAACACGGTTACGCCAAGATTTTCCCGCCACTTTAACACTCTTTCGTTGGATGAGTTCGACGATGAAACTTTGACGGCTATCTTCAGCAAGATCGTACTGTGGCACTTGGATACCAGAGGTTTCAGCAAGGAATTTGATCCCTGCATCGACGAAATTGTGCTTTCCACACTGCAGATCTACCGCCAGGCTAGGCGAATTCTACTGCCGACGCCAGCCAAGTGTCATTATTTGTTTAACTTGCGAGATTTCTCGAGAGTCATACAG GGTGTATTACTATCGGTGCCCGAGGGTACGGAAAGTCTAAACTCAATCCGACGGTTATGGGCCCACGAAATTCTTCGGGTCTACGGAGACCGGTTGGTGGACGATGCAGATCGCGAGTGGCTATTCGATGAGCTTTGCACCGTTATCGACAAGTACATGCACGAAGAACCGAAGGATCTGTTCGAGCGATTTGTCGAGAACGGTGAGTTGAACGAAAGCCATCTTCGCGGAATGATGTTTTGTGACTTTACAAATCCCAAGGCTGACACTAAGTTGTATGTGGAGGTGCAGGAAATGGAGGAACTGGGATTTGTGATCGAATCGTACATCGTAGAGTTTAACAATATGTCTAAAAAACCGATGACATTGGTTTTGTTCCGGTTTGCGATTGAGCATTTGTCTAGGATTTGCAGAATTATTAAACAACCCCGCAGCCATGCTCTTTTGGTAGGTGTTGGAGGATCGGGCAGGCAGTCACTAGCTAGAATCGCTTCTCACATTTGTTCGTACGAGCTCTTCCAG GTTGAGATATCGAGACAGTACGGAATGAACGAGTGGAGAGAGGATATGAAGAATCTGCTAAAGAAAGCTGCTTCATCCGATCAACATCTGGTGTTTCTATTCACCGATACCCAGATAAAAGACGAATCATTCCTCGAGGACGTGAATAACATGTTAAACTCTGGAGAGATTCCCAACCTATTCAACAATGAAGAAAAGTCGGATATCATAGAGAAAATGCGGCAAATGGATCGGCAAAAAGAGAAATCACAACAAACAGACGGAAGCCCTGTTGCGTTGTTCAACTTGTTTGTTACG ATCACTCGTGATCAGCTGCACATCATTCTATCCATGTCACCAATTGGGGATTCATTTCGGAATCGGGTCCGCAAGTTTCCTTCAATTGTCAACTGCTGTACCATTGATTGGTTCCAACCGTGGCCGAAGGACGCCTTGGTAGCTGTCGCTACAAAGTTTCTCTCAACCGTCGAAATGCCCGACAAAGAACGTAACGTGTGCATTGATATGTGTATGGAGTTTCACACATCGACGCAGCAGCTGTCAGAGGAATTCATGATTCGATTGAATCGACACAACTATGTTACCCCCACCTCCTATCTAGAGTTAATCCATACCTTCAAGACGTTGCTGGATAAGAAGAGAAC GGAGGTCCTAACCGGCAAGAATCGTTACTTGACTGGACTTAAGCAGCTGGAAATCGCAGCCCAACAAGTTGGGGTCATGCAAGAGCAGCTGGAGACTGTACAGCCTCAGCTGAAGATTGCTGCTGAAACGGTGGCCCAGCAGATGGCCAAGGTTCAAGCAGACAGTGAGGTTGCGGCCGTACAGAAGGAACTAGTCAAAAAGGACGAGGAAGTCGCACAGGAACAGGCAGCAGCTGCCAACGAGATCAAGGAGGAGTGTGATGCGAAGTTGGCAGATGCGATGCCTATCTTGAACGCAGCTTTGGAGGCTCTGAACACGTTGACTCAGCCGGACATTACAATCGTAAAAACGATGAAGAGTCCACCGATTGGGGTGAAAGTCGTAATGGAAGCGGTTTGTATTCTGAAGGATATCAAGCCGGACCGTGTTCAGGCCCCGTCTGGTATGGGTATGGTGGAGGATTACTGGGGTCCAGCGAAAAAACTTCTAGGTGACATGAAATTCATGGAAGGCCTGCTAAACTTTGAGAAGGATGACATTCCACCAAGAGTGATGCAAAAGCTGGAGGAGAGAATATTAAACAATGAAAATTTCGATCCGGAGAAGGTCAAATCTGCCTCTACAGCCTGTGAAGGTTTATGCAAATGGGTAATTGCTATCTCTAAGTATGATGTAGTGGCCAAAGAGATAGCTCcgaaaaaaattgctttaaaaGAAGCACAGGCCAAATATGACGGCGCTATGGCCATCCTCAATGCGAAGTTGGAACAACTCGCTATAGTGGAGGAGAACTTGGCGGAGTTGCAAAGAAAACTAGATGAGCAGATCCAACAGCACAGTAAACTGCAAGCCAATGTGGACTTGTGCATGAAAAAGTTGGAGCGTGCCACGGAGATCATTACTGGACTAGGAGGCGAGAAGGATCGTTGGCAACAGGCAGCACGGCACCTGGGTCAGGTTTACGATAACTTAACGGGAGATGTTCTGATTGCTTCCGGGGTAGTAGCTTATCTAGGTCCTTTTACAAATGAATTCCGGGCACAGCAGATCAAACGCTGGATCGCCAACTGTGAAGCTGCGAAGATTGTGTGTTCACAGGACTTTCAGTTGGCTACAACGCTGGGGAACCCAGTCGATATTCGTGCATGGAATATTTTCGGTCTACCGAGCGATGCCTTTTCTGTGGAGAGTGCTATTATAATTCT CAATGCCAGACGCTGGCCGTTGATGATTGATCCCCAAGGCCAAGCGAACAAATGGGTTCGTAACATGGAGAAGGCTAATCGTATTTGTATAATCCGTTTCAATCAACCTGATTATACCCGGGTTCTGGAGAATGCCATCCAGTTCGGGTTGCCAGTGCTTTTGGAAAATATAGGAGAAGAAATtgaaccgcttttggagccaaTTCTATTGAAGCAAGTTTTTCGTCAGGGTGGAACAATGTGCATTAAGCTGGGAGATTCAGTAATTGAATACAACAATTCGTTCAA ATTTTACATCACAACCAAATTGAGGAATCCCCACTACTTGCCGGAAATCGCCGTCAAAGTCACACTGTTAAATTTCATGATCACTCCAACTGGACTGCAGGATCAA CTGCTGTCAATAACGGTGGCACGCGAGCGACCGGACCTCGAAACAGAGAAAAACTCTCTCATAGTGCAGGGCGCAGAAAACAAACGCCAGCTGCAGGAGATAGAAGACAAAATCCTGCAAGTACTCAGCTCCGAAGGCAATATTCTCGAAGACGAAACAGCCGTGTCCGTCCTAAGTTCTTCCAAGACGCTAGCCAATGAAATCAACGAGAAGCAAATCATTGCCGAGACAACTGAACGTCAGATCGATATTGCACGGTTGCAGTACACCTCGATAGCCGCCCACTCGACGGTGCTGTTTTTCACCATTGCAGACCTGGCGAACATCGACCCGATGTATCAGTATAGCTTGAATTGGTTCGTGAATCTGTTCACGGCAGCGATCGACAACACCGAAAAGGTTGACGAGGTCCCGGCCCGGTTGGAGGATCTTAGGACTTACTTCACGTACAGTCTGTATGAGAATATCTGCAGGAGTCTGTTTGAGAAGGATAAGATTTTGTTTTCGCTTTTGCTCACCACAAACCTGCAGCATGAAGAGGGCAAGTTTGACAGGGCGGAGTTCATGTTCTTACTTACCGGCGGTGTAGGGCTTGATAATCCTGATGTTAACCCAGCCGAATGGCTCCCAGTGAAAAGCTGGGATGAAGTTTGTCGATTAACAGAGTACGAAGCCTTCTCTGGCCTCAAAGAGCACGTAGTAGCCAATATCAGACGTTGGAAAGCGTTCTTCGACGAAGACATGCCTCACAGTGCGGAGCTGCCGGAACCATGGAAATCTAATCTTTCCAACTTTCAAAAACTACTCATTTTGAGATGTTTCCGATCGGATAAACTGGTCCCGGCTATCGAACTATACGTGGAAAGTATCATGACCAGAAAATACGTCGAACCGCCGCCTTTCAACCTGGCAGCTTCGTACGACGAATCCAACAGTTGTGTTCCATTGATTTTCGTTCTTACTCCGGGTGCCGATCCAACGGCCACTTTGCTTCGCTTTGCTGACACTCAAGGCATAGGATCGAACCGTTTGTACTCGCTTTCACTGGGTCAAGGCCAGGGCCCAATCGCAGCGAAAATGATTGACGAAGGAACGAAATTCGGAAATTGGGTGCTGTTACAAAACTGCCATCTAGCGCAGAGCTGGATGCCGACTTTGGAGCGTATTTGTGAAAGCTTTCAACCTGATACAACCCATCCGGACTTCCGCTTATGGCTAACGTCTTATCCAACGGAGCACTTTCCGGTGGTGGTGCTACAGAACGGAATCAAAATCACTAATGAACCTCCGAAGGGCTTGCGTATGAACATTGTTCGGTCCTACATGGGAGATCCCATTTCCAACGTGGAATGGTTCGAGGCATGCAAACAATCGGTCAACTTCAAGAAGCTTCTTTTCAGCTTGTGCTTCTTCCACGGGATAGTTCAGGAGCGGCGACAATTCGGTCCGATTGGATGGAATATTCCATATGAGTTCAATGAAACCGATCTTAGTATCAGTTTGACCCAGTTGCGTATGTTTTTGGACGAGTACGAAGAGGTTCAGTTTGTGGCGCTTAGATATCTGACAGGGGAATGCAACTATGGTGGGCGCGTTACAGATGATTGGGATCGGCGATGTCTGAATACCATCCTGGGGAAGTTCTACTGTAGTGCAGTACTTGACCAGGAGGAATACATTTTGGATGAGCAAGGTCTGTACAAGATTCCAGAATTGAAAGAGCACGAGGAGTTCATGACTTACATCAAAGAACTTCCTACGATCGCAAAACCAGGGGTCTTTGGGCTGCATGAAAATGCAGATATTATCAAGGATCAAAAGGAGACGGATCTGCTGCTGACTAACACGTTAAAGACACAG GATCGAACGGTAACGTATTATTCTAGACTTTTCTTGAGTTGA